TGTGACACTCCTCTCGATCCATTCCTTATTTTGACTAGCAGTGTCAAGTTCGAGTTTCGAGAATTAAGTACCAACTTTCAATAGGAGGGTGATGTATGTCGGCCGACGGAATCAAACGAAGGTTGAAGAATTATTCGATTCATTAAGGAGCATAATGACGCCCTCACCCTGGAACGTCATTTTCAGCAGGACTATAACTCTGCTCTCAATACAATTCCTTATAACTTGaccctcaaaactcaatatatatatatatatatatatatatatatatatatatatatatatatatatatatatatatatatatcgaatAATTTACCTCTTTAGTGTGTTGTGGACCTACCAGTATCTTCTGACGCAAATTTGAATTAGTCATGACATATgattaaaccaaaaaaaagaaaatagtaagagAACAATGTGTTTCTTATTAAAGCAAAATTGATGGAAAAAAGcattacaaatatatatatggtgCCTTAATAGGCATttacaaaattttcaaatgaaagaaacaaataattaagaaaaccaATTACACCATGTCTCTCATCAAATCAAGATGATTGATTAATTAAGTCTCATAATTGACaataatatcaattaattaaccATTAATCATGACTACTTAATCTTGAGTCTCTTCAGCAGGAGGCTGTGGTGgctcatcaacatcaacattagtagtagtagtagttgaACCTTCTTGTTCATCAAcactatgattttttttatttgtagttGTTGTGAGATGATTATAGGAACCTTTTTCTTTGAACAATTGAGAGAAATGAGGCTTGCAATAAACAAGTCCATCTAATGCTGCATATGATGATGTTGTAAGTTTGCATCCACCATGTGCACATTTGAAGCATGATTTATGGTAAAATTCTCCATCTACTGTCACCTGTTTTTTTtcccaatcatatataatatgtAAATTACATGTTATAAAGATGATAATATTTATGTATGTTGTTCGGACTTGTCAAAAATGAATGTTGGCGCATTTATGCCAGATTCTAAGGATTTGTGATGTATCCATCAACATTTTTAAAGTGTCCACCAAGCAACCTAGAAAAATTTTAGAGTATCTTAATAAATGTTATAAGGATGACAAAATCTATATATGTTGCCGGGGATTTTCAAAATTGTTGGCGCATTTATGTCAGATTCTCcaaaattatactatttttgGAAGACCTGACGCACTCAAGCAATTTAGCAAAAATCTTTGGAGTATCTAAATAAATGTTATAACGAAGGCAAAATCTATATATGTTACGTTGTTCGagattttcaaaaatgttgGCGCATTTATGTCCGATTCTCCGTCGATATTTTTGAAGTGTGCAAGCAACGTAGGAAAAATCTTTAGAGTatctaattaaatattacaAGGATGACAAAAATCTATATATGTTGCTcgaactttttaaaaatattgggGGTGCTTATATAggattctcaaaaaaaaaaaaagaagaagcactATTTTAGAGAATTCATCACGCATTCATCAATATTTTTGAAGTGTTTGAGCAACCAAGGAAAAAATAAGCTTGTGAAAAATGAAATATTAAAGCTCCATTTTCTtactttaaataataataattattccATTAAGGGCTAACCTAAAAAAGGCAATTTAAGATTTAAACTTTCTAGGTTTGAGTTTACTATTCTAGCACAATCTATTAGATtcgctatatttattttttgtactaatttgttgaaaatttttaatatatgtatAGAGTTTGAGCCAAAATTATTGAAATAGAATGAATTTCATAGCTAATGCACTAAATCGGTAGGTAGCTCTTCCCCCCTTTAATGGACCTATGTGACGTAATTTTTTATTAATCGAGCCAGTGAATACCTAATACCATATGGTTATACAAAAAGTAAAGGGACCTATGCGACGTAAATTTTTATTAATCAAGCCAATGAATATCTAATACCATATGATTATACAAAAAGTTTTTTATTCCCAAGACTTGAAAAAATCCTTACCTTTTCCAATGGGTACACAGTTTTCTTGCATGATGCACATTTTTCCTGAGTGCCAGAAAATAGAGAGGACAACTTGCTAGGGCTTCTATTCTGtaatcacaaaaatattcaaaataataaagaaatttaaattttgatatatacAATTAGTAACTAATTAATcctttaaacaaataaaaacatGAAAGGGATATAGATAAAATATTGTTGCTATTATTACAACAATTATCATCTCCACATAATTAATAAAGTAAAAACATTCAACAAAATCAGACAAATTCAGAAATTAAAGTTTATTAGTTTGTACCTCgagttaatatatatatatatatatatatatatatatatatataataatgattGGTTTAcatacaaatatttatatatatttagtggatttttaatataaatatagagTTTGAGTAAAAGCTATCAATTACGTGAACCTGTAAAGTTAAAGGCTAGATCCGgtaatatatttcaaaaaatgaacgacatatttttataaaataataaactttaaatttctAATTTTACTTTTAATGAGAAGCGTTTATAATCGCATAAATGTTATGATATGTTTAAGATCATACGTTTCGAAATCGTAAGTATGTTTAAGATCACAACTTTAtaagtttcaaaagttttttatttttctgaaattacGTGTCATTTTAACTAATTAAGTATGTCACATAAACTGAACTGaacaaaataattaaagttgGCATAAGAAATATACCAGATCATTGTTCCTCCCAACTGCATATTTgatatatgaaataaataattagatttaaaaattaataaaaacaaatttatgttaattaattaaacaaaaTTTAGCAAAAACTAACGTGAGGAAGACTTCAAAGCACCACTTCCTTTCTCTTTGAGGAGTTGTTCAAAATGTGGCTTGCAAAATAATGTTCCATCCAAGCAAGAGTAGTTGCTcaactatatataaattaaaaggaaaaaatcaaacaaaaaaatatatacgaTAACAACAGGCCGATACATAAAGTATTTTTCAATTACATCAGATTGGTGGGAGGGAAGGACCATATCATAAGGAGTGTTATTATGTAAAAAGCGTATGTACTCTGACACAAGAATCGGTGGTTGATTCCACAAGCTAGAATTGTGATCTATAGGTAATAAAGAGATGACCAATGACTTTACCCTTTTTCCAAGGCTATTCTTGATATGAACACGAGTCGAATTTATGACCTAAAACATTTTTGAATCCTTTTAATCTATATATGCAAAATGTTAATTTTTTACAAAAGGGATTAACATTGGGTGAATGTGGCTCCGCTACTAATTACCACTACTAACTACAACACAAACTATCATTTCGATCGAGTCGATTGATCCGATTAGTTCAAAAATGAGTCTTCAAAAGTTCATGAAATAAAGGAGATAATGTCCTGACTATAACGATAACCCAAACTATCATTCAATCTATTATAGCTATATCGATACAACTCGTTCAAAACTTAGTCTTCAAAAACTTCATGAACTAAGAAAGATAATGTCCAAACTAACTATAACACAAACTATCATTctatctatcatatcagataaaTCGATGATCAGATTCGTTAAGAAATGAgtcttcaaaaaataaaatcacaaaataaggaaaataatgTCCTAACTAACTATAACACAAACTATCATTCCATCTATCATATCAGACAAATCGAGGATCAGATTCGTTAAGAAAtgaatcttcaaaaaaaaaatcacgaaACAAGAAAGATAATGTTGTCCTAACTAACTATAACACAAACTATCATTCCATGTGCCATATCAGTTGAATCAATCAATCTGATTTGTTTAAAAACAAgtcttcaaaaaaaatcatgaaataaggGAGAAAATGCCCTAACTAACTACAACACAAACTATCATTCCATCTGTCATATCAGACCAATCGATCGATCAAATTCGTTAAAAAATGAGCcttcaaaaatatcatgaaaCAAGGGAGATAATGCCCTAATAACTACAACACAAACACTCATTTCATCTATCATATCAGCCGAATCAATCGATTAGAAAATTACGAGTCTTCGTTTAAAACAATCATGAaataattgaagaatttttaattttttctttttaaaaaacttaCAGCAAGTCTTCCATTACAATGGCTACATCTGAAACAAGTATTATGATAATTAACACCACCTGCAGAAATCACTTCTGCAGCATAAACAGTTTTATCACATGCTTTGCATTTTGTTTGAGTTCCAAAACTTGacattttgtttaattttttttttttaatttttttttttgaaatttcaattttgggAATAGAGATTTGAGATCACTAATAAATTACATATGAATGAATCTCTAACCCCCAAAGTTATAATGGAATAAAAAAGCTCATAGATTATTTAAGTACTAATGACCAATTAGTTgatttgttcttcttttttagTGGCTAGGAACCAATTTCTTAAAATGAATGGATAAGCTAACATTTTTCCTAACATTAAGgacataacatacataaaaattaagGTAGTTATTTCAGTTGGGACAAAgaaagtgaattttttttttaaatataaaaaatgggAAATTTTAATCAATTGTTgaagtaaaaattaaaaatatataaaagtctATTTTACCGTACAATTGCACATTTTGTGTTTCTTAGATCTCTTCAACAATTGTATGTATACTAATGGGACATAAGTTCATGCTAATGAGATTATATCTTCGAGTCTTGACGGACAAAGTTACACAATATCTATATTTATTGTCGTGAGAGATAACAGGTACCTCGTAGAATCTACATGGTTGTACTATGactaaaatataacaataaagTTGTGAATTTTTGGAAAGATGAGACTTTTctaaaaggttgtgacttttgtgaagAGTTGTGCATTTTTCAACGGATGGTGACCTTTCTGATAAGGCACAATAAGTACATGTTCACACTACCCTttgttttctataaatagagattTTCCTCTTATTTTTCAATGACGAATTTTTGGACTTCTTCTTTTACTACTAAGTGCTTGTTTGGCggcccaacttatttttttctgGCTTATAAACTGTTTTAGATAAGTTAAACCAAAcagattcaattatttttttgggtttattttaagcacaaaatgactttaagttgactAGCCAAACAATTtcaacaacttataagtcaatctaAACAGGCTCTAAATCTAGTATTCTAAGTGTATTTTATTGCTGTTGAGTGGTTCGCACACACCGTGATTTGAGGTACCGATACACCTGTGAGTAAGATCGCCCTATCTTGGAAGGATATATTCCATTAACCTCGGGTacttgaggggaataattttcttaatgacacactgtgcatttagtgggctcgattttcttcttttcaataTTGTTTATGTTTCTCTTACAGATTCTGTTTTCATTACTAGCTTTAATTTCTGGTTTTGAAAACTTGTTAGAaactttgttatttattatttctgcAAAAGTTTTTGTTCTAAGTGGTTTTCTAATACAAATTGGataacatttttttattctctagccaaaaataaaagatattttttgaaaaatatttttgattcaCCAACCAAATACTAGAAAAGGCTTGTCCGTCTCATGAGTGATAAAAGTAAATGGATTCATCATTCAATAGTAAATAGAACATGTAGTTAACTAAGAGATTACATCCTTTATAGTTAAATTAGAACCACATACAGAATGATTCACATAAGTTTAGTCATTACGTTTCTAACACAAACCAAAAATGCAGGTTCAGGCATTCATGACATTAAACATTCAGAACtagatacatacatatatatatcttagcATGATGAAACAATTTGAAACTCTAACTTGCAGACTTTAAACTTGAATCATCTCAATATATGTGACAAAAACCGCGTCCAAATTCATCCCAATTGTCCCTAACAGGCACTCCAATCCTGTCTAGTCTTGAATATCTCAACCTTAGTCTTGGTGCACTCATAGATCGAGTTTTTGCCTTAGCTGCCTTGGTGTAAGACATGTAATTTGGATGATTATTAGTACTCTTTGTTGGCGTAAATGATCCTTTCCTCGAACGAGTACATATCGATGATGCTGTTGATTGAAGTTGTGGGCTATTATCAACAGAGGAGTAACATGTTTCATCATAGCTAAAACAGAATTGGTCTGAATTCAAGCTAAGTTCAGAAGAATGAAATAAATTCCTCTCTTTGGCATTAGCATTGATCATATGGTTTGAAGAATTCCTCTGCATTAATACCAATTTTATGTTAGAAATAAGGGGGGAAATTGTACAAATTTATCTTTCCGCTAAATGAAATATCTTAATTTTATCCTCTACTATACTTTAAGGTCATTCATACCTTTTGTTGTTAGCAAATCGTCTCGTACTTTTAATTTCATTGAATTTAACAGAGCTCTAGTGCGGATTAAGTGAATTCCACGTGTTAAAATACTTTCAAATTTATTATGGTTCTAAAATTACTCTCTATTATACTTCAGGTTCGAGTTTTGTCAGGTGTTAAGGGCAAAGTACAAGATGATTTGTTAACAACCTTTGCTAATGCATATAGAAAAGTATACAATATCAAGTAAATTAAATACCTTCAGCATAAACATTTGATCATTCTTCATGCTCCTTGCACGAATAATTTGCTCGAATTTATCGGGAGTTGTAGGACCCTATatatcaagattcaaaatgaaCGACATGATCAGTCAAACATCATTATATAAAATGAAACGAAATGAGTATAGTAATATTTATTCAGGAGCGTATTTTTTAGGAAATTAGAAAGATGATATGTTACACTTACGTGATGAAGAAATTGAGTAGACTTCACGCTGAAAGGAGGTGATTCAAAAACCATTGATCGTCCAGCACGAGCTCTTGATTGAGCCCTTATCAACGCTTGCATACGCCTTAGCATATCCGCGGTTTGTTTCCTAACAATGTGACCTCTTACTAGTGCTTGAAGCTTCACAAGTCCCTTCAATGCGCGTAAAGCTCTCCTTGACTTCAAATTTATACGTAAAATGGAAAATTAGTACGAGTGTACGATCAACCAAATGGTGCAGAGACAAATACAAGAACTAGAGTATGTGAAttcacaaaaaaaagaagaagaagaagttatTTTGAACTTACTCATGTAACGCTTAGCCTAGTAATTGATAATAGATATGAAGAGAAGTGAAAAGTAGCATTTAATACCATGCTTACTACAAAAAATCTAGTTTTGAATATGCTCTCAATAAGTTTTTGACGCACTAAGCTTTCGTTATGCgtgaaatttgaaaataagtcacaccaacaaaatacaaataatcTTCTAAAACAATTATTTGGTTTCCTTTACAAGTTTACTATAACTTCACTTATTATGAATTCTAATAACCTTTTTAAGGTAATCTaataatgaaaatgatttttcataGTGTGAAACTGTGAATGTATAGACAAACTTCATAGAATTTTGAAGTACACTTAGGACCACAATTTTTTCTAGTTTTAGAGATTCTGGTCCACATTGGTCCAAAATAGTCTACTTTCCTTTTTCCTATATACATTTTGACCATGCATGTGCTAACCACCCACCCACGCCCTGCCGACCTCAACAACCCATGCATtctcaaaattaatatatatatatatataaaagtttgCCGTGATCAATTTATGAGCAACTCGACTATTTTTAGACACACTTCCATATACATCAATAACGGGTAACTCAGCCCATCCGAAATTAAGCAGAGGAGAAAATTTAAttgatactattttttttgttagtttGTTAAAAAAAGgatgaaatatttatatattcccTTAGTGAGAAGCATTTAttaacaatatataaatattatgatatgtttaaataatattatgatatgTTTAAATTTACAAGTtaatgtgtgtatatatatataaccacaCAAATATTACAacatattttgggatcataaattctttaaaaatatttatatttcttaATTTTCATACTAAGTGCAATTGTTTATATAGACAAACAAGTTTGTCTCACTATCTaacattttctaaaatttagaAACTATTTTAGAAAATGCAAGGACAAAAAAAATAGATCATTTTTCTCTTCtgatacattttttttaatgtttgatAGGacttgatgttttaatgtttccttttaaactcaataagtaccttcgcataaattgaaacagaaagaccatatatatatatataactaaccAAATAAGCTCGAAAATGTGATTGTATCACAACGGCAGCCCACTCCTCACTGTTCCACGTCGTCACGGTTGTTGTACGAATCACACTACTAGTGGTCACACTGGAGTGGATCTCAGAGATCGTGGGGTCCACTCCAGCGCGATCATTCATGTAGTGTGATTTGTCATGGTGGTGGTGTTGTTGAAAATCTTGATCTTTGTAGGATTTAACATCACTCCATTTCTTGTTATAAGTGGAAGAAGTAGTAGAAGAAGAGTCATTTTTCTTGAAGCCAAGAAGTGCTTTGAACCATTTGGATGCTTTGAACATATTGTAATTGTGATGAGATTAGAAAAAAGAGCATTTGCTGTTGTCAAGAGAAGAAAACTGAGTGAGAAATAAAGGGAGGGAATTAAGAAGGAAAGAGGAAGGAAAAGATTTGTGAGCAAAGTCAAATATAATGTGCTATCTTATAGGACTTTTTCTTCTTTGGATCACCATGTCctttatactattattttattttatttatttatttatttatttataataaaataggGGTACGTTGGAGGAGGGGACTACAAGGTGGAGAATCGAACCTTCATTGACAAGATGGAAGTTTAGTAGCCAACCGAATGTTGAACTGCTAAGATTTTCCAAATCACCAAGTCCTTTATTTTCCCTACTaagattatttttaattatttatgtgatGTTCAATATATGTATTGGAGTttgattaaatttgaaatctCATTGTAAGGTTCCACATTAAGGATTAAGTCACTCTCTAATAAAAACAACTTCATGCTCAAAATTTGGACCTAAAACTTttgattaagaataaataaatacttattAGTTAGATCGAGTGCAACCCTAGTTGGTTAATTCCCCATTAAGAAATAACTATATACATTTGTTATGTatagaatttttataattttctttagCTTATTGTAAATAGGCtacaaatttcattttttatatatgAACGGCTATATTTTTAGAGatgaattcaatattttaactGATTGATCTCGATATTTTAATAAGGTTTTTAGCATCAAACGCGCTGTACTTTTAAAATCAGAAGTTCAGACCTAATGGTTGTTAAAGATTTATAGGTTTTCCTAGcaatgaataaataattttttatattttccttCTTATCTATggctcataaaaatataatatttgtcaAGACAAAGTAGCACTAAAAAgtctctctttttttattttaattaaaaaaaatctgaataACCATTCTGTTCAGATTACAAGTTTTGTCTGTAGTGGAGTAACATATTGAATATTCTATATATTAGTgagtcattttttaaaaaatatatattttgatgtaaacactttttattgttatatatttatttgtcacttattatttcaatatttattaGCCAGATATCAACAATGAAGCTAAAATgcaaataaatttttttgtcatcttttcttcttctatgTGGAATTTCCACCCTTCCAATTTATTTgcatcatattcttattaactAAAATccgttgaaaaaaatattacagagtattttatattttaaaaataattaagtttaaACTTTTtgttttattcttaattaaaaaatttatttatttacacaaatgttatgacatgtttaagagtTAAAGACTAtagatttcaaaatattataaacacacaaatattatgatatgcttaagatatataaatttaaaagttcACGGAGTACTTGACATCATCCTGATCTTCCTCCGATATATCACTAGCAGTCTTTCATGAATGTGGAACAgatatcttattatttttttcaaaaacgtTTATTTAAGAggaattaaatttaaaaaaattaaataaaattataccgaTTTAAATCAAAGTTTCTAATAGTGAAAGCTAATTACataagaaaaacaacaaaaacgTTTACATCAAAAAATGGACAAAAATACTAGAATATTATCTGACCAAAATAGAAATATGTTATTCCTATTGTCGAATTAATATAGACAGGTAATGTGAACAAATTATTGGTGACTAGATTTAGTTGGCACGTGAAAGTTATTTTAATACCAAAATTAGTAAAATAAATTCCATATAAATTACACTTATCTTTTACTACTTTTTTTGGGTGTATATATGATTTTATATCTTAGTTTTTGGTATGATTTCATGCGAGATCCAACAGACGtgacaaattcaaaatttaaaatttatgaatttctataataatcttaaattaatttaaaatagtaatttagttcataattaatatttatagaagtttaataatttttttaatatatatatatacaaattacgAGTAAAAATCATTTATATTAATTAGTTACTTTAATAACAAAAGTAAGATATGTTTgttaacttttatatatatgtacaatAAATAAGGCTACGGACATCATATATCCCTAGGATGccgtctttttttaaaattctaaaagcaaaatattttgtacatttttttaaaaaaaaatattttggggagAAATAGGGATAGACTTAATTGAATAATAaggacaaaaatattaatgaaagttaaaataattgtaatattattatttttcattcaaatatCTAAACCGACACAAGAtttcaaagagagaaatagaAAAGAATGTTTAAATAGTAATTCGACAGATAAAACATCCTGCATTagtatagtaaaaaaaatagacTGCACCCTAAAAAATATAATGTGAataatctattttaatacaaatattagTAACTATTTATATAGTCCGAActcatgatttatatatatatcatagagAAAAATTTTTAGTGGTACTTCAAAACTCCCAACAAAAAAATCTCATATTCTCTTAATTTTCTTGTTAGCTTTTGTTGACTATATTTGTTCCAATTCTTCTTATTTTCCATACTAATTAATGAACACCGACCATTGATGGAGAAATCGTAAATCATTGCGTACATTCGTGCCACtcttatatatttaaattaaatatatcgtcaatgtaaaaattattttaatattatcttAAGTCCATCTAAAAGATatttataacaacaacaataacaataacctagtaaaatcccacaacgtgggatcTGGAAAGGGtggagtgtacgcagacctgactcctaccaaggtaggacggctgtttccaagagaccctcggctcagtaaaatcag
The genomic region above belongs to Solanum dulcamara chromosome 5, daSolDulc1.2, whole genome shotgun sequence and contains:
- the LOC129890311 gene encoding LIM domain-containing protein WLIM2b-like, with product MSSFGTQTKCKACDKTVYAAEVISAGGVNYHNTCFRCSHCNGRLALSNYSCLDGTLFCKPHFEQLLKEKGSGALKSSSLGRNNDLNRSPSKLSSLFSGTQEKCASCKKTVYPLEKVTVDGEFYHKSCFKCAHGGCKLTTSSYAALDGLVYCKPHFSQLFKEKGSYNHLTTTTNKKNHSVDEQEGSTTTTTNVDVDEPPQPPAEETQD
- the LOC129890312 gene encoding protein IQ-DOMAIN 24-like, with amino-acid sequence MFKASKWFKALLGFKKNDSSSTTSSTYNKKWSDVKSYKDQDFQQHHHHDKSHYMNDRAGVDPTISEIHSSVTTSSVIRTTTVTTWNSEEWAAVVIQSHFRAYLSRRALRALKGLVKLQALVRGHIVRKQTADMLRRMQALIRAQSRARAGRSMVFESPPFSVKSTQFLHHGPTTPDKFEQIIRARSMKNDQMFMLKRNSSNHMINANAKERNLFHSSELSLNSDQFCFSYDETCYSSVDNSPQLQSTASSICTRSRKGSFTPTKSTNNHPNYMSYTKAAKAKTRSMSAPRLRLRYSRLDRIGVPVRDNWDEFGRGFCHIY